A single region of the Corticium candelabrum chromosome 15, ooCorCand1.1, whole genome shotgun sequence genome encodes:
- the LOC134190732 gene encoding protein-S-isoprenylcysteine O-methyltransferase-like, producing the protein MSALAFFHWSEYFTTALFNNHKLSLDSFLLNHSKEYTLAAMCSWLEYGVEYYFFPFVKSWVWLSRSGVVMVIVGESLRKVAMFTSRSNFSHSIAYKKTKDHQLVTHGIYSWFRHPSYVGWFYWSIGTQLLLSNPVCLVGYTVASWKFFRERIEEEEMTLLAFFGRQYLDYQQRVATGLPLVRGYEPTYRERYLLYNQ; encoded by the coding sequence ATGTCTGCTTTGGCGTTCTTTCACTGGTCAGAATATTTCACGACGGCACTCTTCAACAATCACAAGCTTAGCCTCGACTCATTCTTGCTGAACCACAGCAAAGAGTATACTCTAGCAGCCATGTGTAGCTGGCTAGAATACGGTGTTGAGTACTATTTCTTCCCATTCGTAAAGTCGTGGGTGTGGCTTAGTAGATCAGGAGTTGTGATGGTGATAGTAGGAGAGAGTTTACGGAAAGTAGCAATGTTCACAAGCCGTTCAAATTTCTCTCACTCGATAGCGTACAAGAAGACAAAGGACCATCAATTAGTTACACATGGCATCTACAGCTGGTTTCGGCATCCTTCATATGTGGGATGGTTTTACTGGAGTATTGGAACACAACTTTTACTCTCCAATCCTGTGTGTCTGGTAGGGTACACAGTAGCTTCATGGAAATTTTTTAGAGAGCGAATAGAAGAAGAGGAAATGACCCTGCTAGCTTTCTTTGGCCGTCAGTATTTGGATTACCAGCAACGAGTAGCTACAGGTCTGCCACTAGTAAGAGGCTATGAGCCAACATATAGAGAGAGATATTTGCTATATAATCAATAg
- the LOC134190731 gene encoding uncharacterized protein LOC134190731, whose translation MLAVVPRLRVGGGMEMSEEDMSEKNGIFTIAKASAGRALLAYNQNAVIAVERLQEYILNRNISDGMRDSSDGHRVRETGSGGTALMKRLPDITADGIRKTFRITQDLDNCFGKDKKRKRTRGPRNQKLNPVSTTELATLEHSPRRMGRRSDIAFLGNLNSVQYKGFLKAIKRKADTFYVVSLKDHLLFPAENYNKTQRPKMSFMMPSMSFNGSADVKEGEVSLMQIDCEVLDTHTVSVLTSDIEPVDHRASMYSQTQYHSNQNISKSTR comes from the exons ATGTTAGCCGTGGTGCCTCG ATTAAGAGTAGGTGGAGGCATGGAAATGTCTGAGGAAGACATGAGTGAGAAAAATGGGATTTTCACAATAGCAAAGGCTTCAGCAGGAAGAGCTTTACTTGCTTATAACCAAAATGCAGTGATAGCTGTTGAACGGCTTCAAGAGTACATtctcaacagaaacatttctgATGGTATGAGAGATAGTTCCGATGGCCATCGAGTGAGAGAAACAGGATCAGGAGGTACTGCTCTCATGAAACGTTTACCTGACATAACAGCAGATGGAATAAGGAAGACTTTTAG GATTACTCAAGACTTAGATAACTGCTTTGGTAAAGACAAGAAACGAAAGAGAACACGGGGACCTCGGAATCAAAAATTG AATCCTGTGAGCACAACAGAGTTGGCAACATTGGAGCATAGTCCAAG GAGAATGGGGCGAAGAAGTGACATTGCATTTCTAGGAAATCTAAACAG TGTGCAGTATAAAGGCTTTTTGAAAGCTATCAAGAGAAAAGCTGATACTTTCTATGTAGTGTCACTGAAG GATCACCTGCTGTTTCCAGCTgaaaactacaacaaaacacaaagacCTAAGATGTCATTTATGATGCCATCAATGTCATTCAATG GATCTGCTGATGTGAAGGAAGGAGAGGTTTCACTAATGCAAATTGACTGTGAAGTTTTAGATACTCACACTGTCTCAGTATTGACATCAGATATTGAACCTGTCGATCATCGAGCTTCAATGTACTCACAAACACAATACCATAGCAACCAAAACATATCAAAATCTACAAGATGA